From Lycium ferocissimum isolate CSIRO_LF1 chromosome 12, AGI_CSIRO_Lferr_CH_V1, whole genome shotgun sequence, one genomic window encodes:
- the LOC132039737 gene encoding agamous-like MADS-box protein AGL9 homolog encodes MGRGRVELKRIENKINRQVTFAKRRNGLLKKAYELSVLCDAEVALIIFSNRGKLYEFCSSSSMLKTLERYQKCNYGAPETNISTREALEISSQQEYLKLKARYEALQRSQRNLLGEDLGPLNSKDLESLERQLDMSLKQIRSTRTQLMLDQLTDLQRKEHALNEANRTLKQRLMEGSQLNLQWQPNAQDVGYGRQTTQTQGDGFFHPLECEPTLQIGYQNDPITVGGAGPSVNNYMAGWLP; translated from the exons atgggaagGGGTAGGGTTGAGCTAAAGAGAATAGAGAACAAGATCAACAGACAAGTAACCTTTGCTAAGAGAAGAAATGGTCTTTTGAAAAAAGCTTATGAACTTTCTGTTCTATGTGATGCTGAGGTTGCTTTGATTATCTTCTCCAATAGGGGAAAATTGTATGAGTTTTGCAGTAGCtctag CATGCTAAAGACGTTAGAGAGGTACCAGAAGTGCAACTACGGAGCACCAGAGACAAATATATCTACACGAGAAGCACTG GAAATAAGTAGCCAGCAAGAGTACTTGAAGCTTAAAGCACGTTACGAAGCATTACAACGTTCACAGAG GAATCTTCTTGGTGAAGATCTTGGACCTTTGAACAGCAAAGACCTTGAATCACTTGAGAGGCAGCTTGATATGTCACTGAAACAGATCAGATCAACTCGG ACTCAGTTAATGTTGGATCAACTTACAGATCTTCAGAGAAAG GAACATGCATTGAACGAAGCAAACAGAACCTTGAAACAAAGG TTGATGGAAGGAAGCCAACTAAATCTGCAGTGGCAGCCAAATGCACAAGATGTTGGCTACGGCAGGCAAACAACTCAAACTCAGGGTGATGGCTTCTTTCATCCTTTGGAATGTGAACCCACTTTGCAAATTGG GTACCAGAATGATCCAATAACAGTAGGAGGAGCAGGGCCTAGTGTGAATAACTACATGGCTGGCTGGTTGCCTTGA